DNA from Leptolyngbya iicbica LK:
AATCGGTTTGTTGAGTTGCCAAATATTGAATCCGAGGGAGAGATCGACGCGGATTGTGTCGCCGTCATACACCGAGACTAACCGGGCTTCGTAGTGGTACAGAAATTCATCCATGGCGTTGATCGGGGCTACAGATTGGTTTGGAAGAGATCTTTGAGCAAGTCTTGGACGTTGTCAGTGGTGCCGGTTTTGACGGTGGATTCGCGCAGGGCAGCGATCGCGGCTAGTTCGCCCTCATTGACATCGCCATAGGCAATGGGATAAACGCGAATGCCGCTATAGCTAATCAACTCTTCCACATCATTGAAGTTGTAGCCGCGATTGGCTTCGCCATCGGTGAGCAGTAGCAAATAAAATCGCCCTTCCGGATCAGACTGTCGCTGTTTCATCAACTCGCCCATGCCCATGAGCATGGCGTCATACATGGCAGTGCTACCGTCGGCCCGCAAATTATCGACAGCGGCGAGTAAGCGCTGATGCTGCAGTTGATCAAACGCAGCGAGGGGCAGGCGGTAAACAGCGCGATCGCCAAAGGTAATCAGCCCCACTTGATTGCCGGCATTAATCACCGAACTCGCCACCTGCAAGCCTTCTTGCACGGCATTTAGGGGTTCCCCTTCCATTGAGCCGCTGGTGTCCACCACAGTCATGAGGTAAACCGTGCGGCCCCCGTCTTTCCGAGCCTTCCAATAGCTTTGAGCGGCGGTCAGCACCTCCCCCGAGGGAATCGGCGGAGCTTGGCCGCTTTCTAAATACGGCGTTGGCTCAAAGCCTTGCTGAGCCGCTAGCGCTTGCATCTCGCTGGCCATGGCAAATTCGCCAAACTGCGCCAAGGCTTCGGCTTGAGCGGCAGAGTTCCAATCAAAGCCGACCAGAGGATTGTTGTGGGGAATGCCGAAGGGCACGAACTGCACATTCTCGAAGCCGGGAAGTTGGATCAGGCTCTGATAGTTCTGATACTCCAGCGGAAACGCCTGTAACTTGTCGGGGTCGCGAATAAAGATCTCCTGTAAGTCGAGGGTGGTGGTGGTGGTAATCAAAACCTGCTCTTGGAAGGCGCTGAAGACGGAATTGACTTCTGGGGATTCCAAATTGGCGACGGTTAAAGCAGCGTCTCCCGACAAGCCAGCCGATCGCCAAAACAGGCTGTACAGCAGGTTCAGCGCGGTGGAACTGGTGTAAGGGTTAGGGTAGCCTGCGGTCAGCTGTCCCGAAATCATGGCGTCGAGCACTTGGGCAAAGGTGACTTCGCCGCCACCCAGGGCGTTGTAAGCTTCCCCTTGCAGCACCAGGCCAGCGGTGTTGGGCACCAACCGAGATTGCACCGCTGTGGTGTTGACGCCCTCACTGTTGATCATCTGTACCCAGAGATCGTTGGACGGGGAATAGCCAGCGGGTTGGACGGTCCCTGCGGCCAGTAGCCTCGCCGCCGTACCCGAGGGGATCTGGCGAATCCCCACCTGAATAGGTTGGCCGCCGCTGGTGGTGACGCCCTGTTGGTTAAAGGCGTCGGCCACTTCTACTAGCCAGCGTTCGTTCTGTTTATCCACATTGGCTTTTTCAGAAGAGCTGAAAATTTCGAGATATACCGTCTGTCCATCATTAGGCGGTTGCGCCGCGTAGAGGGGGAAATCTTCGATCGCGGGCAATGGCTCGCTGATCGTGTCGGTGCTGTAACGACTGGCGACGGCATCGGCGACAAAATCTTCTTCCCAATCGAGCCTGGGCATGACGGTTTCCAGTAAAACCGTTTCGGCTTCGGCTTCTGACTCCACCGAAGGAATGCCTCCACCGCCGACGCTTGCACAGCTCCACACCAAAGTCAGGCAAAAGCTGGCTAGCAAGGTGAACACAAAGGGACGCTTGAGCAGGGCGAATAATCGAGGAATCAGCATAGGGGTTAGGTGGGGTCGTCAGCAGCGGTTTGCAAGGTGGTTTTGTTCGCTTCGATGAGCAATTGCAGGCGATCGGGCAGGGCTACACTCGCATTGGCATCGGCGGAGAGTTGCGCCAGGACAATTTGGTCGCGTAAAGCCTGGAGCTGATGATGGGTTTCCTGAAGGCGATCGCAACTCTTCTCCAACTGTTGCTGAGTCAGGGTGCGGTATTGCTCGGTTTGCACTTGTTCCAACGCCACAGTGCTGCCAGCGATGTTGGCGGCGAGCCCTTCGACGGTGTACAGCGCTTCTAACAGATCGGGTATCAGGGTCGAGTCGCGCTCGGCAATTTCGGCAGCGGCGGTCTGACTCTCGCTAGACCATTGATAGGCATTCACCCAGGGACTTTGCATATCGATGCCGGGAAATTTCGCGGAGATCGCATCCAAATGCTCCAACATGACGGTGCGATCAAGCAGATTGCCTGTGGTGTTGAGGCGATCGCCCCGAAACTGGAAAAACCACGCGCCCAACATGCCGACGGCAATGATGGCTCCCACCACTACACCCACCCATTGGAAGCCGGTAAATACGACGAGCGCCAAAAAACCCAAACCGGCCCCGACTAATAAAAAGGTGGTTTGGGGATATCGAAATGCGCTACGCCAGCGAATACTCATGCGATCCAATCGAAAATTGCTGGTCTGATCATACCCATGACTTTGGGTCGCGATCGATTTCTTTACGCGCCGTGAAGGGGAACGAGCTTGCAGTTCCCAAACTGCTTGACCTGATCCCAAGCTTAAGTAAGCTGCAGATGATAGGTGCCGCTGCTCATTCGGGGCTGTAGAGGGCTAGCAGTATCAAACCCCAACAATCGGGGATGCTATGTTCAAGCAATTTCTTAAATGCTCGTGATGATCCTCATCAAAGTCAGCAAATCTCTAAAATAGAGGTTTAGCGATCGCCCATACTTCTGAAGCAGGAGATTAGAATAGTGCGTGTTGCTACAAATTTTGTCGTTTATTGCTTGTGAACACCGATGAGTAACCAACCCCAGCCTGACCGCATCTTAATCTTTGACACCACTCTTCGCGACGGTGAGCAATCTCCCGGCGCGACGCTAAACGTGGATGAAAAGCTTACGATCGCGCGGCAGCTGGCACGACTGGGGGTGGACATCATCGAAGCGGGGTTTCCCTTTGCGAGCCCCGGCGACTTTGAAGCGGTAAACAAGATTGCGGCTCAGGTCGGGACGGAGGATGGCCCCACGATTTGTGGTTTGGCCCGAGCTACTAAGGGCGATATCGAAACGGCGGGTCGGGCGATCGCCCCGGCGGCCAAAGGTCGCATCCATACCTTCATCGCCACTTCCGACATCCACATGCAGTACAAACTGCGCAAAACCCGCGAAGAAGTGCTCGCCATCACGGAAGAAATGGTGGCTTACGCCAAAACCTTCACGGACGACATCGAATTTTCGCCGGAGGATGCCGGACGTTCTGACCCCGAGTTCATGTATCGCGTGTTGGAAACGGCGATCGCGGCAGGGGCCACCACCATCAACATTCCCGATACCGTTGGCTACTTGACCCCGTCAGAATTTGGCGGTCTCATTCGCGGCATTCGGGAACACGTACCCAACGTGGATCAGGCGATCATTTCCGTCCACGGCCACAATGACTTGGGCTTGGCCGTCGCCAACTTCTTGGAAGCGGTGAAAAACGGGGCGCGTCAACTGGAATGCACCATTAACGGCATCGGCGAGCGGGCCGGTAATGCGGCGTTAGAAGAGTTGGTCATGGCGCTACACGTCCGCCGCAGCTTCTATAATCCGTTCTTTGGTCGCCCCGCTGAGTCGGAGGCACCGCTGACGAATATTGATACCACCGAGATTTATCCCACGTCTCGCTTGGTTTCCAACCTGACGGGCATGTTTGTGCAGCCGAATAAGGCGATCGTCGGGGCCAATGCCTTTGCCCACGAGTCCGGCATTCACCAAGATGGCGTGCTGAAAAACAAGCTCACCTACGAAATCATGGATGCGGAGTCCATCGGCCTCAACAAAAACCAAATCGTGTTGGGCAAGCACTCGGGCCGCAACGCCTTCCGCACCCGGTTAAAAGAACTGGGCCATGAACTGGGTGATCAGGAACTGAACCGTGCCTTCTTGCGCTTTAAGGATTTAGCGGATAAGAAAAAGGTCGTCACCGATTGGGATATTGTGGCGCTGGTGAATGACGAAACCCAGCAAGCGCCTGAGCATTTCCATATCGAGTTAGTACAGGTCTCTTGCGGCGACCACGCCTGCCCCACCGCCACCGTGACCCTGCGCACCCCTGAAGGTGAGGAACTGACGGACGCGGCAACGGGGACTGGTCCCGTGGATGCGGTGTATCGCGCCGTCAACCGCGTCGTCAACATTCCCAATGAACTGATTGAGTTCTCGGTGCAGTCGGTGACGGCGGGTATTGATGCGATCGGGGAAGTGACGATTCGCATTCGCCATGAAGAGCGCGTCTTTTCTGGCCATTCCGCGAACACGGACATTGTCGTGGCTTCGACCCAGGCGTATCTGAACGCGCTCAATCGCCTGTACGCCTCGATTCAAGGCGGCAAGACCATCCATCCTCAAAAAGATGAAATGGCCACCGCAGCCACGGCGCGCATCTAGCGATCGTTAGGCTGATCACGATTCTCCCCATAGTTTTAGAAAGGCACGCAGCAATCTACTGCGTGCCTTTCTTTATGGGCTCTAGCCTTGGCTATTACTGAGATCTCTCAGGGGACGTTAGCCCCCTGGAGAGAATTCACTACGCTGGCGTAGATGCCGGTGTAGTTGCGTCTAGCGACAGCACAAAATCATTGAAGTCGAAGTCAGTGAAGTCTTCAAAGCGCCAGACATTGCCATCACGCTCAATGCGACCCATGCCGCCAATGGCATCGTCAATGGTGACCAGGTTATGGATATTGCCATCGACCAGTAGCGCTGGGGCATAGTAAGCGCCGCCCGCTAGCAGGATGTCTTCCTCCACCGTTGAGAGATTCCCCACCGTCAGTTCTATGCCTTCGAGCAAACTGGTGCGGACGGCATCTTCGTAGCCGCTGTCGCCAGGCTTTAGCCCTGCGACTTGGCCTTGAGCGTCGGTTGCATAGAATTGGAGAATGTTGTCGAAAGCTGCTTCGCGAGACAAGGTCAGTTCAGCGGTGACTTCACCATCAAAGCCTGTGAGGTCGAGTAATTCGGCGATCGCGGGTTTATCAGGCGCATCTGATATCGACGCCAGCCCCTGAAAATTGATCTCACCATCATCCCCAATCATGCCCAGATTAGTAGCCAACCCAGTTGCCAGATCAACGGTGTATAGAGAAGCATTCGACACCACAAAGGCCGTGTTGTCATCGGGTGACGCCGACACAATGTCGAAACCGCCCAGGGTATCGATATCGAATCCTAAATCGCCAATAGTTTGCAAGACGCCATCATTGGGTGGATTTTGTAGCAACAGACTGTCGAGGACGGCATCAATGTCATAGAGCTGAGTCGCGTCTGTACCCGCAAAGGCGTTGGTGTAGGCAGCGGCGGTCACGGTGGGATTCACCCCAGCGTTGGCATCACCCGCGGCAAAGGCCAGATCACCATCGACAATCACCTCGCCAGTATCAACATTGATGCGGAAGTCTTGCTCGTTGTCTCCCACCAGGCGGAGGCGATCGGCCACAGGATTAAAGTCAAATCCTGAAATGCTGTCGCCCTCAAACGGTAGAGACAACGTACTCACGAATTCCGCCACATTATCGCTGGTTGCCAGGTTGCGAAGGATGGGGCCATTCTCCCCCGCTGCCCCCTGGTGTAGGTGCACCGCACTTTGAGGATTACCTTCGACATCGGGGGCTCCTACTGGCAGTAGCGGACTGGTCAGCTCGCTAAAGGTGCCCTCAGTGGTGAGCTGGTTAGTTGAGTCGTCGTAGATGATCCCGAAGCTACCGATCGCAGGGCTATCGGGTGGCGTAACGGCCCCCACTTGCTGACTTTCCTCGATCGCAATGCCGCTGGCGACGATATCGTTTTCTAACTCAATATCGACTTGACCGCGCAATTCGCCGCTGCCGAAGTCTGCCGTATGTAGGTTGATGTAAAACGCATCATCCAACAGCAGCGCTTCTTCCTCGTCGGTGAGGGTAAATGCCCCGGAGAAACTGCCGCTGGGATCGACGGTAAAGTTTCGCACGATCGGCCCATTCGCCCCCGCCATGGCATTATGCAGGTGAATCGCACTCTGGGGATTGCCTTCGGCATCCGTTGCGCCCACCGGCAATAGGTCGCTGGTCAAGTCGCTAAAAGAACCCGTAATGGTCAGCGCGTTGGTGGCATCGTCATAGATCACGTCAAACATCCCGGTAGCGGGACCGTCGGGCACCACGGCTCCGACTTGCTGCGCCTCTGACATCACCAGTCCGGTGGCAACGACGTCGTTTTCCAATTCAACGGCTACTTGGCCCCGCAGTTCGCCCCCATTAAAGTCTTGGGTGTGCAGGTTGATGTATAGTTCGCCATCTTCTAACAAGACCTGCTCGGCATCAGTCAGGGTAAAAGACCCGCCAAAGTCGCCACTGGCAAACCCTGTAGGGTCAAGGGTGTAAAGCTCGTTGGTGGACGTCAGGCCATAGATCAACCCGTTAGCCGGTCGAGTATCAATACCCAGCAAATTGCCGTTAATTCCGGTCACGGGAATCGACATCGTGTCTTCTGGGCTGGTCGGGTCGAAGGCCACTAGGGCGTTGTTATCCGTGAGGGCAAAGAGTTGTGTGTTAGCAGCTGCTCCGGTGAAGAGGGGCTGAATCGTGCCTGCTGCGACGGGGGCGGTAATGCGGAAGGCTTCGCCGTTGCCCAGGTCTAATCCGGGAGGGGCGTTGCCCATAGCAGCGGCATCGATCGCCGCTGAAATTTCTGTGGGAATCGTCAACCCGTGCAGCACAATCTCTCGGTTGGGCAGCGGCGTCAGGTTGTTGTACTGACGCAACTGATCCGGATCGCTCAAGTCAAAGGTGTAGGTCGTGTCGAGGTTGAACTCTGAGCCCGAGGGAAACAGCTCAGCCGGGTTGATTTCGCCCGCGCCAGCCAAGTTTAAGAAATGGGTGAGCGGGGGGGTGCCATCAGGGGCGGCTTCAATTTGTTCAGAGGTCAGATTCAGCACTACGGGGCCGTAGTTGGGCCGACCTTCCAAAAAATTGAGAAAGCCATCGCCATCTAAATCGCTATCTGCCAGAGTGGGCAGGATGGAATTAGCCGGATCGCCGCCCGTACCATCAAAGAAGCTGCCATCACCTTGTTGCAGCAGGGGGCGATCGGCATTGCCTGCAAACTGTCCGTGGATATGGGCAACGTGGATACCGCCAATATCCATGAGATCTTCCAGACCCGTCGCTGCGAGCTGTACGCGCAGGGTACGAGTTGTACTGGTGGGTGCATCGAGCGTCAGGATGGCTTCACCCATTGCCATGGAGTTAAAGGGCTGAGCTCCATTTAGCGTGAATAGATTGGTCGTAAACTGTTGCATGAGTAATTTGCTCTAGCTTTTATTTACATCATTCGAGCGATCGCAGACGGCTGGAACAGACCCGCCAGCCGCCACGACAAGCTGTGGGAGATCGGCCACCCTGGGGACGGGATGGCGATGCGATCTCCCCGAGTCAGCAATTTGAAAAAACAGGGTTAGCGGTTTTCGTTAAACCTTCAGGACCCATTGGTCGCGAGTGTCGGCACTGACAAAGGCTGCGGGGACATACTCAATTGCCATGCCCAAACTGATGAAGGCGGCGCGAATCGTAGTAGCGTGGGAAGCTTCGGCGGCGGCGATCGAGGCTCCGGCAGTGACCAGGGCTGGTGTCATTAAGCGGGCCACTTCATTGGCATAGGCGATCGCCGCATCGGTTTCCAGGGCTAGGGCCAACTTGGCGATATTCACATCTGAATCCAGGCCACCATCGCCCCGCTCTAAATAGCTAGAGAGGTCATAGCTAGACTCGGCCATGACGGGCATACCCCCGAGGTCGCCAATCACCTGAGCCAAGGTGTCGCGGTGAATCATGTGATCGGCTTGATTAGCCAGGGCAATATTCAACACCGCTTGTCCCACATCGGAATCACTTAGCTCACCAGCCGCCGCACTGTAGGCCCAAATCGCCTGGTGCTCGTAATACAGTGCCCCGTTCAAAATCTCGACATCATTCATGGCCGCGTCGCTAGACATCATGCCAGCTTGGGCGGGCCGTTTGGTCAAGGCCGCGAAACCCAGGGCCCCCGCGAGCCCGGTGACCGCGCCGCCAGCGACTAATCGACGCCGAGACACCCCTTTGGCCAACTGAGTTGAGGAGTTAACGAGAAACTTGTTCATGGGCTTATCCTTTAAGCGCTAACATCATGGACGGGCTTGCTCTTGCAGAACCCAACCTTCATACGAGCAATCGCTGTAATCGGATTGCCGATTTCTCAAGAAATCCAAATTTCTGCCTTAGTCGTATTATTGGCAGCCCTCATATGCCTCCGTTCATGACCCGTTCAGACGCTGCTGACTCAGATAGCGATCGCGAGTTGGTTCTCAAGCTGCAAGCGGGTGATACTGACGCTCTGGCCCTGCTTTATGACCGCTATGCCCCCATGGTCTACACCCTGGCGCTGAAGATGTTGCAAAATGCGGCGGAAGCCGAAGACCTGACCCAAGAAGCCTTTGTCAATTTTTGGCAGCAGCAAAAATACGACCCCAATCGGGGAAGTGTGGGCAGTTACCTGGCTACTTATACGCGATCGCGGGCCTTAGATCGCCTGCGCGTCGGGGGCGGACGTCGCAACATTATGAAAAAGGTGGAGCGCATGACTGGGGCCACCCCACGTCCCGCGACACCGTTAGAACAGGCGGCCCAAAGCGAACGCCAGCAACGACTGCGAGAGGCCCTCGATCGCCTGTCACCCGCCGAACGAGAAGTGCTCGAAATCGCTTATTTTGAGGGTTTGAGCCAGTCACAAATTGCCCAACGGCTGGGCCTGCCCCTCGGCACGGTCAAAACTCGCTCCCGCCAGGGATTACTCCGGCTGCGCGATGACCTCGGAAATGATCTTCTTTAATGGCGTCCTTTTCTTTCATGAACTCCAATCCGCTCCCCGACAATTGGCGATCGCTCCTGGCTGGTTATGTCCTCAATGATCTGACCGCAGAGGAAACTGCCCAGGT
Protein-coding regions in this window:
- a CDS encoding VWA domain-containing protein, whose translation is MLIPRLFALLKRPFVFTLLASFCLTLVWSCASVGGGGIPSVESEAEAETVLLETVMPRLDWEEDFVADAVASRYSTDTISEPLPAIEDFPLYAAQPPNDGQTVYLEIFSSSEKANVDKQNERWLVEVADAFNQQGVTTSGGQPIQVGIRQIPSGTAARLLAAGTVQPAGYSPSNDLWVQMINSEGVNTTAVQSRLVPNTAGLVLQGEAYNALGGGEVTFAQVLDAMISGQLTAGYPNPYTSSTALNLLYSLFWRSAGLSGDAALTVANLESPEVNSVFSAFQEQVLITTTTTLDLQEIFIRDPDKLQAFPLEYQNYQSLIQLPGFENVQFVPFGIPHNNPLVGFDWNSAAQAEALAQFGEFAMASEMQALAAQQGFEPTPYLESGQAPPIPSGEVLTAAQSYWKARKDGGRTVYLMTVVDTSGSMEGEPLNAVQEGLQVASSVINAGNQVGLITFGDRAVYRLPLAAFDQLQHQRLLAAVDNLRADGSTAMYDAMLMGMGELMKQRQSDPEGRFYLLLLTDGEANRGYNFNDVEELISYSGIRVYPIAYGDVNEGELAAIAALRESTVKTGTTDNVQDLLKDLFQTNL
- a CDS encoding 2-isopropylmalate synthase, with the protein product MSNQPQPDRILIFDTTLRDGEQSPGATLNVDEKLTIARQLARLGVDIIEAGFPFASPGDFEAVNKIAAQVGTEDGPTICGLARATKGDIETAGRAIAPAAKGRIHTFIATSDIHMQYKLRKTREEVLAITEEMVAYAKTFTDDIEFSPEDAGRSDPEFMYRVLETAIAAGATTINIPDTVGYLTPSEFGGLIRGIREHVPNVDQAIISVHGHNDLGLAVANFLEAVKNGARQLECTINGIGERAGNAALEELVMALHVRRSFYNPFFGRPAESEAPLTNIDTTEIYPTSRLVSNLTGMFVQPNKAIVGANAFAHESGIHQDGVLKNKLTYEIMDAESIGLNKNQIVLGKHSGRNAFRTRLKELGHELGDQELNRAFLRFKDLADKKKVVTDWDIVALVNDETQQAPEHFHIELVQVSCGDHACPTATVTLRTPEGEELTDAATGTGPVDAVYRAVNRVVNIPNELIEFSVQSVTAGIDAIGEVTIRIRHEERVFSGHSANTDIVVASTQAYLNALNRLYASIQGGKTIHPQKDEMATAATARI
- a CDS encoding DUF4394 domain-containing protein, coding for MQQFTTNLFTLNGAQPFNSMAMGEAILTLDAPTSTTRTLRVQLAATGLEDLMDIGGIHVAHIHGQFAGNADRPLLQQGDGSFFDGTGGDPANSILPTLADSDLDGDGFLNFLEGRPNYGPVVLNLTSEQIEAAPDGTPPLTHFLNLAGAGEINPAELFPSGSEFNLDTTYTFDLSDPDQLRQYNNLTPLPNREIVLHGLTIPTEISAAIDAAAMGNAPPGLDLGNGEAFRITAPVAAGTIQPLFTGAAANTQLFALTDNNALVAFDPTSPEDTMSIPVTGINGNLLGIDTRPANGLIYGLTSTNELYTLDPTGFASGDFGGSFTLTDAEQVLLEDGELYINLHTQDFNGGELRGQVAVELENDVVATGLVMSEAQQVGAVVPDGPATGMFDVIYDDATNALTITGSFSDLTSDLLPVGATDAEGNPQSAIHLHNAMAGANGPIVRNFTVDPSGSFSGAFTLTDEEEALLLDDAFYINLHTADFGSGELRGQVDIELENDIVASGIAIEESQQVGAVTPPDSPAIGSFGIIYDDSTNQLTTEGTFSELTSPLLPVGAPDVEGNPQSAVHLHQGAAGENGPILRNLATSDNVAEFVSTLSLPFEGDSISGFDFNPVADRLRLVGDNEQDFRINVDTGEVIVDGDLAFAAGDANAGVNPTVTAAAYTNAFAGTDATQLYDIDAVLDSLLLQNPPNDGVLQTIGDLGFDIDTLGGFDIVSASPDDNTAFVVSNASLYTVDLATGLATNLGMIGDDGEINFQGLASISDAPDKPAIAELLDLTGFDGEVTAELTLSREAAFDNILQFYATDAQGQVAGLKPGDSGYEDAVRTSLLEGIELTVGNLSTVEEDILLAGGAYYAPALLVDGNIHNLVTIDDAIGGMGRIERDGNVWRFEDFTDFDFNDFVLSLDATTPASTPA
- a CDS encoding DUF4439 domain-containing protein, with protein sequence MNKFLVNSSTQLAKGVSRRRLVAGGAVTGLAGALGFAALTKRPAQAGMMSSDAAMNDVEILNGALYYEHQAIWAYSAAAGELSDSDVGQAVLNIALANQADHMIHRDTLAQVIGDLGGMPVMAESSYDLSSYLERGDGGLDSDVNIAKLALALETDAAIAYANEVARLMTPALVTAGASIAAAEASHATTIRAAFISLGMAIEYVPAAFVSADTRDQWVLKV
- a CDS encoding sigma-70 family RNA polymerase sigma factor: MTRSDAADSDSDRELVLKLQAGDTDALALLYDRYAPMVYTLALKMLQNAAEAEDLTQEAFVNFWQQQKYDPNRGSVGSYLATYTRSRALDRLRVGGGRRNIMKKVERMTGATPRPATPLEQAAQSERQQRLREALDRLSPAEREVLEIAYFEGLSQSQIAQRLGLPLGTVKTRSRQGLLRLRDDLGNDLL